In Parageobacillus sp. KH3-4, the genomic window ACTTGCAAACGATCGAAGACTATAATAAAGGAATCGATATCTCGTTCGTACATATTGGGGAAGAAATGAGGCTTCCGCCCCGTTTGGAAGTTGCGGTGTTTCGCCTCGTTCAAGAAGCGGTACAAAATGCCCTGAAACATGCTGAAGCGACGAAAATTGAAGTGAAAACGGAAATGGGTAATAATAACCAGCTGCTTGTGGTGGTGAAAGATAACGGGAAAGGGTTTGACACAACTGTTAAAAAAGAAAATGCCTTTGGGTTAATGGGCATGAAAGAGCGGGTTGACTTGTTGGAAGGAACGTTAACTATTCGGTCGAAGATTGGGGCTGGCACGACGATTTTCATCCGTATTCCATTGAACATATAAGCACAATAACACTAAAAAAAGGAGGAGAGGCATCATGAAAACACGCATTGCCATTATTGACGATCATCAATTATTTCGTGAAGGGATGAAGCGGATTTTAGAATTTGAAGAGGAGTTTGAGGTGGTCGCCGAGGGGTCGGATGGAAGCGACGCGCTTGCAATTGTGGAACAATATCGTCCTGACATCGTCATCATGGATATTAACATGCCAAACATCAACGGAGTGGAGGCAACGAAACAGCTGATTGAAACGTATCCTGACACCAAAATTGTCGTTCTTTCGATTCATGATGACGAAAACTATGTGATGCGCGCATTGCAAATGGGCGCTACCGGCTATTTATTAAAAGAAATGGATGCAGATACGTTAATTGAGGCGGTGAAAATCGTCGCGGAAGGCGGCTCGTACTTGCATCCGAAGATTACGCATAATTTAATTCGCGAATACCGCCGGCTTTCGACTGGAAAAAGCGAGAAGGAGGAAGAAGGAAAGCGGGAAGCCCGCTGGCCGCTTCATCTGTTAACGCGCCGCGAATGTGAAGTGTTGCAGCTATTAGCAGACGGAAAAAGCAACCGTGGCATCGGCGAGGCGCTGTATATTAGCGAAAAAACGGTGAAAAACCATGTAAGCAATATTTTGCAAAAACTGAACGTGAATGATCGTACACAAGCGGTAATTGTCGCCATCAAAAACGGCTGGGTCGAAGTCCGCTAGTTTTCGTCGAAGATTGTCAAGCGCTTACCGAGTTGATGATAATGAAATTTGTTTCATTTTCCGCTACAATAGGTAACAAAAACGGATGGATGAGGAAGGTATGAACGATGAAAACAGCAATTGTAACGGATAGCACCGCATACATTCCAAAAGATGTGCGCGATAGGTTGAGAATTCGTATGATTCCGCTAAGCGTCGCGTTTGGCGGGGAAACGTATCGCGAGGAAATCGACATTAGCGCGGAACAATTTTATGAAAAAGTAAAGCAGCATAAAGAACTGCCGACGACATCCCAGCCAGCGGTTGGCGAGTTTGTCGAACTATTTACATCGCTCCGCGACGAAGGGTACGATGCGGTCATCAGCATCCATCTCTCGAGCGGCATCAGCGGGACATACCAAGGCGCGCTGACGGCAGGAAATATGGTCGATGGGCTGAAAGTATACGCGTACGATTCGGAAATCAGCTGCATGGCGCAAGGTTTTTACGCGATCGAAGCAGCGAAAATGGCGCTTGACGGAAAATCGCCGGAAGAAATCATCGCACGGATCGATGAAATGAAAAAAACGTTGCGCGCCTACTTTATGGTGGACGATTTGGCGCATCTGCAGCGCGGCGGAAGATTGACAGGTGCGCAGGCGTTTATCGGCGGTCTGCTGCAAATCAAGCCGCTGCTTCACTTTGAAAATAAAGTGATCGTTCCGTTTGAAAAAATTCGCACGCGTAAAAAAGCGATCAAGCGAATTGAAGAGCTATTGGCAGAAGACGCGGCAAAAGGCGTGCCGTTAAAAGCGGCGATCATTCACGCCAACCGCCCAGATGAGGCGGAACAATGGAAGCAGCAATTATCGAGCCTTTATCCGAACGTCGAATTTACCATTAGCTATTTCGGTCCCGTCATCGCCACCCACCTTGGCGAAGGCGCGTTAGGACTAACGTGGTATCAACCGTAATTTTTGGTGATGATGCGAAGTTTTCATGGATTTTATGGGAAAAGGAAGGAAGCCATCGCTCTTGCCCCCTAACAAAGTTACTCGATGTGCAAGAGAAACGGGAACAGAACGAAGGATGCAGCGCTTTTGGTTTCCGGCGTTCCGAGTTCGCTGGATTTAGAGACAAAATTTCTTTTGGTCCAGCAAATTTTACGCGCCATCAATAAAGTCATAAAGAGGCTGAAGCCTTAGACTTTGCATAAAAAGCAGCACACGGCGCTTTTATTTTCCGCTGGACCAAGAGCGGGATTTTGCCTAATGATTAAATTGGAACCATAAAGAACCTCTCGTTTATACGGTATAGGGATGAACAATAGGAAATGGAGGGAGTGTATGCGTTTTATCGCGGACAAAGGAAGGCTCATCCCCGAAGCGTTGGCAAAAAACGATAAAGATGCTAAACCGATCGCTCATATCGATTTCACGTCTTCGATCCAGCCAACCCCCGGGTTTCATTACTCCCCGGAACTCCTTTCATTTTTGGAAGGAAGACAGCTTCTTCTTGAAGAACTTCCATTTCCTCTCGATATCATTCGAATGCATTATGAACACGGTTATCTTTTCTATGAAAAAGGAATTGTGAAAACGAAACATGGATGGCGCTGCATGAGATGCGGAAACGAGGAAGCCCATTTTTTCTCCTCGTTTCCTTGCGACCGCTGCCATACAGTTTGTACGTATTGCCGCAAATGCATTATGATGGGACGCGTCAGCGAATGCACGCCACTTGTTGCCTCCCGCTTTTCTTTTCCGCAGCCCCGCTATCTTTCCCCACTTGCTTGGAACGGAACGTTATCCAAAGGACAACAGAGGGCCGCCGATGCGGTCGAAGACGCGATCGCGCAGAATAGCGAATTGCTTGTCTGGGCGGTGTGCGGAGCAGGCAAAACTGAGGTGCTGTTTCAAGGAATCGCGCGGGCGCTGGAGATGGGAAAGCGCGTATGCATCGCCACGCCAAGGACCGATGTCGTGCGCGAGCTTGCTCCCCGCTTGCGGCAGGTGTTTCCGAGCGTTCCATTGGTCGCCTTGTACGGCGGCAGTGAAGACCGCGGCAAATTCGCCCCACTTGTTATTTCCACCACCCATCAACTTTTACGGTTTTACCGCGCTTTTGACGTGATGGTGATTGATGAAGTTGATGCCTTTCCGTACTCCGTTGAGCCAATGCTCGAGTATGCCGCCGCAAAAGCGCGCAAAGCAGAGTCCAGCCTTATTTATTTGACTGCAACCCCTCATCCGGAATGGCAGCGGGAAATCAGGCGCGGCAAACAGAAAACTGTCACCATTCCCGCCCGCTATCACGGATTTCCCCTCCCTGTGCCGTCCTTCGAATGGTGCGGCAACTGGCGCAGGCAGTTAAGGCGCGGGCGCCTTCCCCGCAATGTGGCAGCATGGGTCCAATCCCGCATCGAAACAGAAAAACAAGCGTTTTTATTCGTCCCCCATATTGATGTGCTCGGGCAAGCCGTGCGTATCTTGAAGCAACGGGATGAGCGGATCGAAGGCGTTCACGCGGAAGATCCGGGGCGCGCGGAGAAAGTGCAGGCGTTTCGCGACGGCCGTATTCCGCTTCTTGTCACTACGACCATTTTAGAACGCGGCGTAACCGTTCCAAACATCGATGTCGCTGTGCTCGGTGCCGAAGACGATATTTTCACGGAAAGCGCGCTCGTGCAAATTGCTGGCCGCGTCGGCCGCAGCGCCCAATATCCGGACGGCGATGTCCGTTTTTTCCATTACGGAAAGACAAGGGGCATGGTTGCGGCGAAGCGGCAGATTGAAAGGATGAATAAGGAGGCGGCAGAAAGGGGGCTGTTGAGGACGCAATGAATTGTTTGATTTGCCACGCGCCGTACAATCCGATCGCGAGTTGGCAACATTTTCTGACGTTAAAAAAAGCGGACTGCCTCTGTGCGAAATGCCGCAACGCTTTGATGAAAATTAACGGAGAAATTTGCGATATTTGCGGCCGGCCTTTCGCTGGCCTTAAACCATCGCATCGCCAAAGGAGGTTATGCGCCGATTGCGTTCGTTGGCAAGAGGACGATGAATGGAAAGATGTGTTAACGAAAAATCGGTCGGTGTACATGTACAATGAATTTATGAAGGAAGTGGTCGCGCTTTGGAAATTTCGCGGCGACTACGCGATTGTCAAAGCGTTTCAGGAAGAGTTTTGCCGCGAATTTTACCGCCATTTTGACAATACCTTTCTGATCGTCCCGATTCCTCTCAGCGCTGAGCGCCTGTACGAACGCGGATTTAACCAAGCAAAGGCGCTTGCCGAGCTGCTTGCTCTCCCTATTCACGAATCGCTTTGTCGCCGTCATCTGGAAAAACAGTCAAAAAAATCGCGCCTTGAACGGCTGCGGACAGAAAACGTCTTTCGCCTGTCGGAAAAAGCGCCTTTGCAGGGCAAACATATTGTGTTAATCGACGACATTTATACGACAGGGGCAACATTAAGGCATGCGGCGAAAGTGTTGCTTAAGGCTGGCGCTGCCTCTGTTTCTTCGTTTACATTGGCAAGAGGTTAATATTGTAAGAAAACATGCCGATATTAAAAATAGTAAGGATAGTGCGGGAGCGTGAAATAAATGCAAGTTCGCAACGATTTAATCATGAGCGAGCTGGTACCGTTTTCTTTGAAAGAGGGAGAAACATTTTTCGCAACGATTAAGGAAAAGTTAAGCAACGATGAAGCGATTGTAACGGTGAAAGGGCAAGATGTGCTTGTTCGCTTTCAAGGAGAAATACCGAAGGAAGATAAAGTTGTTGTGCGAATTATCGGCATAAAAGATCATGTTTTACAAGTGCAAGCGGTACCGAAAACAGCGGAAACAAATGACGCGGCCGCCGTTTTATTCCCTGCCGGTGAATTAGAGAAAGCGGAACAAATCTTGCTTGCGCAAGGAATTCGCCTGTCTAAGGAAGAAAAATCGATATTAAGGCGCTTTTTTGAAAAAGCGAAAGGGACGCTGAATGAAAAATTGGAAACGGTACAGGCGCTTGCGAATAAAAAGCTGGAAGTGACCGAATCGCATCTGTGGGCCATCCATGAAGCGCTGCATGGCGAATCATTCGGCGAAGTATTAACGCAGCTGGCAGACCATCTCGCTCTTTTGCCGCGCTTACAATCTTCAATGGAGAACAGTTTACAAGCTTCGGTGGGGAACGGTTTACAAACTTCAGCGGAGAACAATTTGCAAATTTTGGAGGAGAACAGCCGCGATTTCGGCGGCAATGGCACGAAAGTTTTCCGCTCTCAAGCCGAAACAGACTTAATGGAAGAGCAAAGAGCCCCTCAAAAGGACCACATTTCTGCATCTGTAGAAACGGCAGAAGGGCAACAAACAGAATGGCCATATTGGAATGAGGAATGGATGCAAGCGTTCCCCGCTCCAGCCAAAAATATGATCGTGAAGACGATTACGGAAAAACTCTCACAAGCAGCGCTTGATTTTAAAAAACTGCAAATCGAAATGAATAAGAAGCTGGAAAACGCAGCGTTTTTGTTGAACAACGGGCAAACATCGGCGCGCCAGCAGGCAAAACAATTCGTCGAAGCCGTGATTCATACGTTAGACCGCGCTATTTTGCAAGGAGAGTTTATGCTTTTTACCGATATGAAAACGGAGAAGCAAATGCTTCAGGCAAGCGCGAAATTGGCGGAGGCGAAGCAGCTGCTTACTGAAGGAAAGCAGAGCGATGCTTTAAAAGTTGTGAATGAAGTAAAGAATTTGCTTGGAGGGCTTCGCTTTCAGCCAGCGGATGTAAAAGTGAAGCATTTTGTTTCCGCTTTTCATTTAAATGAAGATGAGCCAGAAGCGGTGCCGCAGCAGCTTTTGCCGCAACTGGCAAGGACATTAAAGTTTCCGCTCGGTGAGGAAATTTCGGCAAGAAATACGTTCGAACAATTCCGGCAATTAGGGTTTTACCATGAGAAAGATGTGTTCCACGCCTTACTGTCTAAACAGCCGGTCAGTGAACCGCAAAATATAAAGGCGTTGTTGTTGAAATTAAGCAAAGGAGAACCTAGCATGATCGTGCAGCAAGCCGAGCACGCTTTGGCGAATATGACAGGCCAGCAGCTGTTAAGCAAATTTGACGCCAGCAATCATATGCAAACGATGTTTTACCAAGTGCCGGTGTTATTGCACGATCAAATTGAAACGGTCCATATTTATTTAAATTCCCGAAATGATGGGGGAAAGCTTGATTGGCAAAATTGCAGCCTGTACTTTTTGCTCGACACGGAAAAATACGGGAAAATCGGGATTTTACTACAGGCATTGGAAAGAGATTTGACGGTGACCATTAAAACGGATAGCGCGAAACTTACCGAAGCATTAAAAGCATTAACAGAAACGACTAAAGAAAATCTGGAGGAAATCGGCTACAATGTGAAAGGAATTACTTTTGCGAAAATGAATAATAAAGAAGAACAAAAGACAGTGGCGGAAACAATGAAAACGAACGAAAGAAATAGCGGGAAAGGGTATGATTGGAAGGTATGAAAAACGGTTATCAACATTTTGCCGCGCTGGCAAGTTATCAAAACGGAGCCGATCAGCTGTCGGAACCTAAAATCAACACTGTAAACGAAATGATCAAGCGGGCGCAGCAGCAACACGTTCCCATGCAAGACGATCCATCGCTTGTCAAACATTTAGTCGACCCGGAAAATCGCGTTCCTTCACAGCTTTATGCGGTTATTGGGGAAATTTTGAAATTAATTAAAAGCATCGAACAACAATAGGGGAGATTCATGTGGAAATTCAAAAAATCACAAAAGCGAATATGATGAACGTAAGCAAAAAAGAGGCAGCTGCTTCCTCGTCTGTATCGTTTGCGGAAGTCGTGGCAAAGCAAAACGAAGAACTCGCGCTTGAACGGTTTCATCAGCTTGCGAAAGAAATCGAAGAACAAGGAAAAAAATTAGCGGAATCGCGTTCGGTGGAAGATTTGCGAAAATATAAAAAGCTTGTGAAAAAGCTGCTGGATGATGCGGTAAAAAACGGCTTGCGATTGTCAGAACAACATGGTTTCAATTGGAGCGGACGTTCGCGTTTGTACAAAATGGTGAAAGAAGTGGATAAAAAGTTAATAGATTTAACGAATGCTGTATTGCAAAAAGAAAAACAAGGAATCGGCCTTTTAAGCACCATCGGGGAAATCCAAGGGTTAATTATCAATATTTATACGTAAGCGTTCCTTAGTCTTATATAATAAAAGGAGAGAGGAAATATGGGGAGGATAAGCAATGAATTTAGCAAATTGCCCAAACTGCGGACGTTTGTTTGTAAGAAATTCGTTTCGTGATATTTGCGAGAACTGCTATAAAGAAGAAGAAGAGGCTTTCAAAACCGTTTACGATTTTTTGCGAAAAAGAGAAAACCGCATGGCGACAATGGCGCAAATTGTCGACGCAACGGGAGTGAAGGAATCGCTGCTGATTAAATTTATTCAAAGCGGCCGCCTAAAACTCGCGCAATTTCCGAATTTAACGTACCCTTGCGCCCGCTGCGGCGCGTTGATTCGCCAAGGAAAACTGTGCGAAAATTGTTTAAAAGACTTAAATGAACAGCTAGAAGCGCTGCAAAGAGAAGAAGAAAGAAAACGTCAGGCAAGAAGCGTTTATTATACGAAAAAGAACGCCGAAAATAAATTTTGAATTGTTGTAAACAATCTTTTGCATTTGCCGATAATATAGATAGAAGTTGCGGTAACGGCATAGGGCATGTAAAAGGGGGGATTTTCATGAGAATTGACAAATTCGGCTTGACAGGCATTAACCCTTACAAACACCAGTTTGATAAAGAGACGCAAGTGAAAAAAACTGCAATTAGCCAAGATAAAGTGGAAATTTCCGAGGCGGCGAAAGAGCTGCAGCAACTTTCCCAATGGACGGCCGAACATCAGGAAAAAGTGCGCAAGCTAAAGGAGCAAGTGCAAAACGGGACATATAAAATTGACGCAAAGGAAATCGCGAAAAGTGTATATCAATTTTACTTTGACAATTAAAAGGAAATCAGTATTACGCGTAATACTGGTTTAATTTTTATGTACTTTTTAGGGAGAGATTGGATTGTCTGCCAAACAATTGATAGAGCTGCTGGAAAAGCATGTGAAACTGCATAAGGGTTTGTTGGAGTTGGCAAACAAAAAAACGGAAGTGCTAAAAAAAGGCGATACGGAAGCGCTGAATGGAATTGTGAAAGAGGAGCAAAAATATATTGCGGCCATTGATCGTGTTGAGCAGGAACGCATTCTTGTTGTTAACGCGATGATAGGCGAAGCGAATGAACCGACGTTAACAGCGTGCATTTTGCAAACAGAAGGAACAGAACGGGCAATGCTTGAGAAACTGCGGGATGATTTATCAGCGGTGATATTGGAATTAAAAAGTGTGAATCAATTAAACGAGCAGCTGGCCAAGCAATCATTGCAATTTGTCCATGTTATGCTGGATATGCTCATGCCGCAGCCAAAAGAAGTGAATTATCAAAACCCGAATATGGCGCCGTCTTCATATGAAGGCGGGAGTTCACTATTTGATTCCAAAGCTTAGCGAACAAGCAACTTTCACGTATTGGGGGGGAAATGCGATGCTATCGACGTTTCATGGCTTAGAAGTAGCCAAACGAGGCATATTTACTCAGCAATCGGCATTGTATGTGACCGCGCATAATATTGCCAACGCGAATACGCCCGGTTATTCGCGCCAGCGCGTCAATTTTGTCGAAACGGAGCCGTTTCCGCCAGCTTCGATGAACCGTCCGCAAATTCCGGGACAAATGGGGACGGGGGTCGAAGCGGGGTCTATACAACGAATACGCGATAGCTTCTTAGACTATCAATATCGCAATGAAGCTAGTAAATTAGGTTATTGGAGCACACGTTCAGAAGCGATCGCAAAAATGGAAGATATTATGAATGAGCCGAGTGAATTTGGTCTCAGTCAGGCGATGACGCAGTTTTGGGAAGCGCTGCAAGATTTAAGCACCAATCCGGAAAATGAAGGGGCGCGCGCTGTTGTGCGCCAACGCGGGGTAGCAGTGGCAGAATCTTTTAATTACCTTTACAGTTCTTTATCGCAAATTCGCGACGATTTAGGGCAAGAAATTAAAACAGGTTTATTAGAAGTGAACTCGATTTTGAAGCAAATTAGTGAACTGAATGAGCAAATTAAAGCTGTTGAACCGAACGGTTATTTGCCAAATGACCTTTATGATAAACGTGATGCCCTTGTCGATGAACTATCAAAATATTTTCAGGTAAAGGTGGAAACAGTTCCTTCTGGCGGGAACGCTCTAGATATAGCAGAAGGAATTTATGAAATTTCACTTGTTAATCAAGATGGATCCACAGTAAAAATAGTGACGAAAGACAGCTATTCGAAGCTTTCGGTATCCCCTTCCATTTCGGGAGACCCAACGAACCCAGATGGATATATTTCTGAGATTCGAATCGAAGATGTTCTCGGAAACATAACAACAATAAGTTACAACAAGTTTGACAGTTTAGCGAGCGGCAGAATTAAATCATTAATTGAAGCTTATGGCTACGGCTCTGACCCAGATAATGTGAAAGGCTATTATCCTGATATGCTTGCCGATTTAGATAAAATGGCGTATTCGTTTGCTACTATGTTTAATGCACAACATCGAGAGGGATATGATCTTAACAATTCGAATGGAGTAGATTTTTTTGAAATGAATGTAAGTGATAATACAACAGGAAAAGGTGCAGCGGCTTCGATTAAAGTTTCTGATGTAATCATGAGCGATCTTGGGAAGATTGCTGCATCTTCGAAGAGTGGGGAATCTGGAAACGGCAATAATGCTCTTTATTTATCCATGATTAAAGATGTTCAAATTACTAATGGTTCAGCCACTCTGCCAAGTGGTAGCGGAACGACGGTTAGCGTGCCTATTACTGGCGGAACGGTGCAAACATTTTATCAAGGGCTTATTGGGAAAATCGGCGTCGATGGACAACAAGCTGAGAGAATGAAAACTAATGCGGAGACGCTCGCAACTTCTGTTGACAACAACCGTCAATCTGTCAGTTCTGTTTCACTGGATGAAGAAATGACGAATATGATTAAATTCCAGCATGCTTATAACGCAGCTGCTCGCATGATTACAGCAATCGATGAAATACTCGATAAAATTATTAACGATATGGGGATTGTTGGAAGGTAGGTGATTGGTCATGAGGGTTACACAGTTTATGCTGGCGAATAATATGCTGCGAAATTTATCGAATAGTTATGAGCGGCTCGGAAAATATCAAGAACAGTTAGCGACAGGGAAAAAAATTTCCCGCCCTTCCGATGATCCAGTTGTGGCGATGAAAGGAATAGCTTATCGGGAGGATTTAGCGCGTGTAAAACAATATCAGCGCAACATTGGAGAAGTTCATAACTGGATTGATAGCGCAGATGACGCATTAGATAAAGTTGGACTCGCTTTGCAGCGCATACAGGAACTTGTTGTCCAAGCATCAACTGATACAGCTACTCCAGAAGACCGCAAAAAAATTGCTGATGAAATTGACCAGATCCAAAAGCACATTGTCGATGTTGCCAACACGAGAGTCGGTGGTAAATATATTTTTAACGGAGCGGATACGAAAAATCCGTTGTTTATCGGCTATCCGGGAGAAACAGGTTTTGCGGTAAACGGCAATCAAGGCGATGTCGAAATTGAAGTGTTTGATGGTATTAAGTTAGATGTCAATATTGATGGGAAAACTTTATTTACCGGAATTATCGGGATGTTGGATAATTTAAAGGCGGCTTTAAATGATCCGAACAGCACTGGGAGCACGATTGATGGTTATTTAAGCCAAGTTGAAGCGCAACAAGACGCTTTGTTATCGGCCCGTTCGGAACTTGGTGCGAAGCAAAACCGAGTTGAGATGATGGAAAACCGCTTGTCCACACAAGAAGAGATTGCGACAAAATTAATGTCCAACAACGAAGATATCGATTACGAAAAAACGATTACCGACCTTATTTCACAAGAGAGCGTGCATCGCGCTGCTTTAAGCGTCGGCGCGCGCATTATTCAGCCTACATTGGTTGATTTCCTCCGTTAACAAAGGGAAAAGGTGAGCAACATGAATTTCCCGCAAATACAAATTCGCACGACAAGAGCGATTCTCGGTTTACATATTGAAAAGCCGATTCAGCACATCGAGCAGCCGAAAGCAGATCTGCATATTGAACAAAAACCGGCAACGCTTACGATTGACTCCAAACCGGCCCGGTTGACGATTGACCAGTCAAAAGCATGGAGCGATATGGGGTTGCTTGATCCGTTTGATTCTACAAGAAAATTTGCTGAGGAAGGCCGTGAAGCGCTGTTGGAAGGCATTGCCCGCCGCGCGCAAGAAGGAGACCGGCTCATGAAAATTGAAAATGGAGGCAATGCAATTGCGGCGATTGCGGCTGAAAAAGGCTTCCATTCTTATAAACAGCTTGGAATAAAATTTATCCCTTCTGTTCATAGTGTAGATATTGGCTACCAACCAGGTTATTTGGATATTAAAATTGATGCAAATAAACCAATTATTGATGTTAAAGTGAATAAACCGATTCATGAATACAGACCGGGAGATGTGTCCGGTTATATGATCCAATACCCATCTATCAAAATCGATGTGAAATATTAACAGAAAAGCGGTGCCGTTGCGGTGTACCGCTTTTTTTGTGAAAATGGGAAAGGAGCTTTTCGCTATGAAAATAACATCAAAATTTTTAGGAGAAATTGAAATAAATGAAGAACAAATTATCCATTTTCCAACCGGGATACCTGGATTTGAAGAAGAAAAGCAATTTGTCATTTTGCCGTTAGAAGAACAATCGCCGTTTGCGATTTTGCAGTCTGTTCGTCATAGCCATGTTGGTTTTGTCATTGCGTATCCGTTTTCTTTTTATCCTGATTACGCGTTCAATTTAGCAGAAGAAGATATTAAAAAGCTGAAACTAAATTCTCCTGATGATTGCTTGACATATACGATTATGACGTTAAAAGAGCCGTTTGCTGATTCCACCATTAACTTAAAAGCACCAATCGTTATTAACGTGAAAGAAAAAATAGGCAAACAACTTATTCTTCATGACAGCGACTATCCGATCCGTTTTCCGTTGTCCGAGGTGCGCGGGAAGGAGGAAGAATAATGCTTGTTCTCACCCGCAAGAAAAATGAATCGATCATGATTGGCGATTCGATTGAAATTAAAGTGCTTGCCATCGAAGGAGAACAAATAAAACTCGGCATCATTGCGCCGAAACATATCGACGTCTACAGAAAAGAAA contains:
- the fliW gene encoding flagellar assembly protein FliW; the protein is MKITSKFLGEIEINEEQIIHFPTGIPGFEEEKQFVILPLEEQSPFAILQSVRHSHVGFVIAYPFSFYPDYAFNLAEEDIKKLKLNSPDDCLTYTIMTLKEPFADSTINLKAPIVINVKEKIGKQLILHDSDYPIRFPLSEVRGKEEE
- the csrA gene encoding carbon storage regulator CsrA — protein: MLVLTRKKNESIMIGDSIEIKVLAIEGEQIKLGIIAPKHIDVYRKEIYTAIQEENKQAADVSTNLLQQLKNNKKN